A section of the Styela clava chromosome 9, kaStyClav1.hap1.2, whole genome shotgun sequence genome encodes:
- the LOC120338679 gene encoding 2-oxoglutarate and iron-dependent oxygenase domain-containing protein 3-like, whose amino-acid sequence MGAKRQKNNPKREKNNQKKTKLLSNNIIATAVGLFSCIAGFYIVYFSNPHQNKVVTIEDIGGSYNITCSEDYKEHPIFTECTPIKTCGRFVRDNIVSDEEVEQLLALAKRGFAHGGSDGGASILDLHSGALSMGERFVNIYKFLENDALLETFRDEDFELYNDVKSRVHKTISEEFGIDPSKLYLTHPTFFSSITNTSAKTQHDEYWHKHIDKIQYGSFDYTSLLYLTSYKKDFEGGRFIFDDANSVIIEPKRGRLSFFTSGSENPHHVEKVTSGVRYAITISFTCDPKKSIKDPKIRT is encoded by the coding sequence ATGGGAGCAAAGAGACAAAAGAACAATCCTAAACGGgagaaaaataatcaaaaaaagaCCAAACTgctatcaaataatattattgcaacAGCAGTGGGATTATTTTCTTGTATTGCGGGTTTCtatattgtgtatttttcaAATCCGCACCAAAACAAGGTGGTGACAATAGAAGACATTGGTGGGAGCTATAATATTACATGTTCAGAGGATTATAAAGAACATCCCATTTTTACTGAATGCACTCCAATTAAAACTTGCGGACGTTTTGTCCGGGATAATATTGTGAGTGATGAGGAAGTTGAGCAGTTACTAGCTCTTGCAAAACGAGGTTTTGCACATGGTGGGTCTGATGGTGGAGCATCAATTCTTGATTTACATTCTGGGGCTTTGTCTATGGGTGAACGTTTTGTCAATATTTATAAGTTTTTAGAAAATGATGCTCTTTTGGAAACATTTAGAGATGAAGACTTTGAATTATACAACGATGTTAAATCCAGAGTTCACAAGACAATTTCAGAAGAATTCGGAATCGATccttcaaaattatatttaacgcATCCAACCTTTTTCTCGTCAATCACCAATACTTCAGCAAAAACTCAGCATGATGAATATTGGCATAAGCATATAGATAAAATTCAATATGGATCGTTTGATTATACATCGCTGCTATATCTAACTAGTTATAAAAAAGATTTCGAAGGTGGAAGATTCATTTTCGATGATGCAAATAGTGTTATCATTGAACCCAAACGCGGAAGATTATCCTTTTTTACCTCCGGATCAGAGAACCCACACCACGTCGAAAAAGTGACATCAGGTGTGAGATATGCAATCACAATTTCTTTCACTTGTGATCCAAAGAAGTCAATAAAAGACCCTAAGATCAGAACATGA
- the LOC120338678 gene encoding propionyl-CoA carboxylase alpha chain, mitochondrial-like isoform X1, whose protein sequence is MSGLLRVLLNASSTSQVFRQCYQRGINYGTRSLHNAAAQQREPDEKTFDKILIANRGEIACRVMQTCKKMGISTVAVYSEADKNSVHAHMADEAYCVGPPPSNLSYLDMNKILDVINQSGAQAVHPGYGFLSENRVFAEKLAEKNVAFIGPGTHAIKVMGDKIESKLVAKNAGVNTIPGFDGVVETPEEAVKIANEIGYPVMIKASAGGGGKGMRIAWNDQETIEGFRFSSQEAASSFGDDRLLIEKYIDNPRHIEVQVLADGHGNTLWLNERECSIQRRNQKVVEEAPSTFLDQDTRKKMGEQAVSLAAAVKYQSAGTVEFLVDSQKNFYFLEMNTRLQVEHPVTELITGLDLVHEMIRVAAGHPLSIQQKDVGINGWAIECRVYAEDPYKSFGLPSIGRLSRYREPTDIPGVRCDSGIKEGSEISIYYDPMISKLISYGKTRDEALSIMCNALDNYVIRGVTHNVPLCHEVLRHPRFVSGDISTNFLSEVYPDGFKGKTLSTKEQNELKAIACAFYAWQEDYARQYLNQNRLPVLGKEISCWNVEVELENDFSDAVVTRKDNTYEVNISTIDGDITLSADWSLTDPVQSVSVNGGKPVSVQCIKSDANGEFSIQYQGTLFTLKVLCETAANLREFMPEKIQEDETSMLRSPMPGTVLSVNCKAGDEVAAGQEVCVVEAMKMQNSLTSARDGRIRRVCCEPGDSIGEGDLIIELE, encoded by the exons ATGTCGGGTCTTCTTCGCGTGCTGTTAAATGCTAGTTCAACGTCACAG GTTTTTCGTCAATGTTATCAAAGAGGAATAAATTATGGAACAAGATCACTTCATAATGCAGCTGCTCAACAAAGAGAGCCAGATGAAAAA acATTTGACAAGATACTTATTGCTAATCGTGGAGAGATAGCATGCAGG GTAATGCAAACTTGTAAGAAGATGGGAATATCAACCGTTGCAGTTTACAGCGAAGCAGACAAAAATTCTGTTCATGCTCACATGGCAGATGAAGCATATTGTGTTGGTCCACCACCTTCTAATTTAAGTTATTTggatatgaataaaatattagatGTCATTAATCAATCTGGTGCTCAAGCG gTTCATCCAGGTTATGGTTTTCTTTCAGAAAACAGAGTATTTGCTGAAAAATTG GCTGAAAAGAATGTTGCCTTCATAGGACCTGGAACTCATGCAATAAAAGTGATGGGAGATAAAATTGAGTCCAAATTAGTTGCAAAAAATGCTGGAGTGAACACAATACCAGGTTTTGATGGAGTTGTTGAAACACCTGAAGAAGCTGTCAAAATTGCAAATGAAATTG GTTATCCTGTAATGATCAAGGCATCAGCTGGAGGTGGAGGGAAAGGAATGAGGATTGCATGGAATGATCAAGAAACAATTGAAGGATTTCGATTCTCATCACAAGAAGCTGCATCTAGTTTTGGAGATGATAGattattgattgaaaaatatatcgACAATCCAAGACATATAGAAGTGCAG GTTCTAGCAGACGGCCATGGCAATACACTATGGTTAAATGAAAGAGAATGTTCAATACAACGTAGAAATCAAAAAGTTGTTGAAGAAGCTCCATCAACATTTCTCGATCAAGATACTCGAAAAAAAATGGGAGAACAAGCTGTCTCACTTGCCGCAGCAGTGAAATATCAAAGTGCCG GTACTGTGGAATTTTTAGTTGACTCTCagaaaaatttctattttcttGAAATGAATACAAGACTTCAGGTTGAACATCCAGTTACAGAATTGATAACAG GACTGGATCTTGTGCATGAAATGATCAGAGTTGCTGCTGGCCATCCACTCTCGATTCAACAAAAAGATGTCGGAATAAATGGATGGGCTATCGAATGCAGAGTATATGCAGAG GATCCTTACAAATCATTTGGTTTACCTTCAATTGGAAGATTGAGCAGATATCGCGAACCAACAGATATTCCTGGAGTAAGATGTGATAGCGGTATTAAAGAAGGAAGTGAAATCAGTATTTATTATGATCCGATGATTTCTAAG CTTATAAGCTATGGAAAAACAAGAGACGAAGCTTTATCAATTATGTGTAATGCGTTAGATAATTATGTCATCAGAGGTGTAACTCACAATGTTCCTTTATGTCATGAAGTTTTAAGGCATCCAAGATTTGTTTCAG GTGACATCAGCACTAATTTTCTTTCTGAAGTATACCCTGATGGTTTTAAGGGTAAAACTTTATCTACTAAAGAACAAAATGAACTAAAAGCAATTGCTTGTGCGTTCTATGCGTGGCAAGAAGATTATGCCAGACAATACCTCAATCAAAACAG ATTACCAGTTTTAGGAAAAGAAATATCTTGTTGGAATGTTGAAGTCGAATTAGAAAATGATTTTTCAGATGCTGTTGTAACAAGAAAGGATAACACATATGAAGTAAAT ATTTCAACGATTGATGGAGATATCACTCTTTCAGCAGATTGGTCATTAACTGATCCTGTTCAATCTGTATCAGTAAATGGAGGAAAACCTGTATCAGTACAATGCATTAAATCTGATGCCAATGGAGAATTTTCAATCCAATATCAGGGAACTCTA tTTACACTGAAAGTTTTATGTGAAACTGCTGCAAATTTACGTGAATTTATGCCTGAAAAAATACAAGAAGATGAAACATCTATGTTGAGATCTCCAATGCCAG GAACCGTCCTCTCAGTTAATTGCAAAGCAGGAGATGAAGTGGCAGCAGGTCAAGAAGTTTGTGTTGTTGAAGCGATGAAAATGCAAAATAGTTTAACATCAGCACGTGATGGACGAATTAGACGCGTTTGCTGTGAACCTGGCGATAGCATTGGCGAGGGAGATTTAATTATCGAATTAGAGTGA
- the LOC120338681 gene encoding U11/U12 small nuclear ribonucleoprotein 35 kDa protein-like, with amino-acid sequence MASESEPFSRLAKTYDPVKCGNIDGIGKDIHDRGIWRAMNSKYRPNKGVKGDKHCTLFIGRLNLKTTESKLHEIFSKYGNIKNLTVIKDLVTGYSKGYAFIEYESSKSTEKAHHRANNLEIDGCNIVVEYEMERLLPGWIPRRLGGGFGGKKESGQLRFGGRDRPFSKPISLKSNERHFPKHRSSRDRHSEHKEKSSKYYDRHRSHRR; translated from the coding sequence ATGGCATCAGAATCTGAACCCTTTAGCCGTTTGGCAAAAACATACGACCCTGTCAAGTGTGGAAATATTGATGGCATCGGAAAGGATATTCATGATAGAGGAATATGGCGAGCTATGAATTCAAAATATCGACCAAACAAGGGTGTCAAAGGAGATAAACATTGTACATTATTTATCGGACgactaaatttaaaaacaactGAAAGCAAGCTCCATGAAATTTTTTCCAAGTatggaaatatcaaaaatttaacAGTTATAAAGGACTTGGTTACTGGATATTCAAAAGGATATGCCTTTATAGAATACGAAAGTAGCAAATCAACTGAAAAGGCTCATCATCGCGCAAATAACTTGGAAATAGATGGATGTAATATAGTGGTTGAATATGAAATGGAACGACTTCTTCCTGGTTGGATACCTCGTAGATTAGGTGGCGGTTTCGGTGGTAAAAAAGAATCAGGACAATTGCGATTTGGAGGACGTGATAGACCATTTAGTAAACCTATTTCTCTCAAAAGCAATGAAAGACATTTTCCAAAGCATAGATCTAGTAGAGATCGTCACTCTGAACATAAAGAGAAATCATCAAAATATTATGACAGACATAGATCTCATCGAAGATAA
- the LOC120338807 gene encoding corepressor interacting with RBPJ 1-like translates to MGKSFNNYMCKKDFHPASRDNIKRVWMRQQKLDHEKRKQEEMMEQYRKEQDMHETRVLMGDSKAKLGLSFMYDAPPGLQKKKEEEDTTEYKFEWQRNAPREKWMKDDKQTLNDQPFGVCVRNVRCIKCHQWGHINTDRECPLYNKTSSFDPSMTMMDPSAAAGAMQSTSGLKLKPQIMQNHFEIKDQKHDIVKHEEDEPEVAFLKNLSDKQKMKLLRRLNRMEKKKKKKKSGRNKKSKHSSSAESDSESDNEKKSKKQQKLKRKERSKKNDSSESEDDSPKKKKKSKRHSESDDDLPKERKSKDYNKKIHPKDESSSRHDRSQKYSHDDKYEKARNREKGHERRDFHRRH, encoded by the coding sequence ATGGGGAAATCATTTAATAATTATATGTGCAAGAAGGATTTTCATCCAGCATCAAGAGACAACATCAAAAGAGTATGGATGAGACAACAAAAACTTGACCACGAAAAGAGGAAACAGGAGGAAATGATGGAACAATACAGAAAAGAACAAGATATGCATGAAACTAGGGTATTAATGGGAGACAGCAAGGCTAAACTGGGATTGAGTTTCATGTATGATGCGCCTCCCGgattacaaaagaaaaaagaagaaGAGGACACAACGGAATACAAATTTGAATGGCAAAGGAACGCACCTCGTGAAAAATGGATGAAAGATGACAAACAGACGCTAAACGACCAGCCTTTCGGAGTATGTGTTCGTAATGTGAGATGCATAAAATGTCACCAATGGGGGCATATTAACACAGATCGAGAATGTCCTCTGTATAATAAAACATCTTCTTTTGATCCTAGCATGACAATGATGGATCCATCAGCTGCGGCTGGTGCAATGCAGTCCACTTCTGGTCTTAAATTAAAACCacaaataatgcaaaatcattttgaaataaaggaTCAAAAGCATGATATTGTCAAACATGAAGAAGATGAGCCGGAAgttgcatttttaaaaaatctttctgacaaacagaaaatgaaattattaagaAGGCTGAATCGCAtggaaaagaagaagaaaaagaagaaatcaGGAAGGAATAAAAAAAGTAAACACAGCTCCTCAGCAGAGTCTGATTCAGAAAGTGACAATGAAAAGAAGTCCAAAAAGCAGCAAAAGTTGAAAAGAAAAGAGCGTTCCAAAAAGAATGATTCATCAGAATCAGAGGATGACTCtccaaaaaagaaaaaaaaatctaaaaggCATTCAGAATCTGATGATGACCTGCCAAAAGAGAGAAAATCTAAAGATTACAATAAGAAAATTCATCCTAAAGATGAATCTTCATCAAGGCACGATCGATCACAAAAATACTCTCATGATGATAAATATGAGAAAGCAAGAAATCGAGAAAAGGGACATGAAAGACGAGACTTTCATAGACGCCATTGA
- the LOC120338678 gene encoding propionyl-CoA carboxylase alpha chain, mitochondrial-like isoform X2 has product MSGLLRVLLNASSTSQVFRQCYQRGINYGTRSLHNAAAQQREPDEKTFDKILIANRGEIACRVMQTCKKMGISTVAVYSEADKNSVHAHMADEAYCVGPPPSNLSYLDMNKILDVINQSGAQAVHPGYGFLSENRVFAEKLAEKNVAFIGPGTHAIKVMGDKIESKLVAKNAGVNTIPGFDGVVETPEEAVKIANEIGYPVMIKASAGGGGKGMRIAWNDQETIEGFRFSSQEAASSFGDDRLLIEKYIDNPRHIEVQVLADGHGNTLWLNERECSIQRRNQKVVEEAPSTFLDQDTRKKMGEQAVSLAAAVKYQSAGTVEFLVDSQKNFYFLEMNTRLQVEHPVTELITGLDLVHEMIRVAAGHPLSIQQKDVGINGWAIECRVYAEDPYKSFGLPSIGRLSRYREPTDIPGVRCDSGIKEGSEISIYYDPMISKLISYGKTRDEALSIMCNALDNYVIRGVTHNVPLCHEVLRHPRFVSGDISTNFLSEVYPDGFKGKTLSTKEQNELKAIACAFYAWQEDYARQYLNQNRLPVLGKEISCWNVEVELENDFSDAVVTRKDNTYEISTIDGDITLSADWSLTDPVQSVSVNGGKPVSVQCIKSDANGEFSIQYQGTLFTLKVLCETAANLREFMPEKIQEDETSMLRSPMPGTVLSVNCKAGDEVAAGQEVCVVEAMKMQNSLTSARDGRIRRVCCEPGDSIGEGDLIIELE; this is encoded by the exons ATGTCGGGTCTTCTTCGCGTGCTGTTAAATGCTAGTTCAACGTCACAG GTTTTTCGTCAATGTTATCAAAGAGGAATAAATTATGGAACAAGATCACTTCATAATGCAGCTGCTCAACAAAGAGAGCCAGATGAAAAA acATTTGACAAGATACTTATTGCTAATCGTGGAGAGATAGCATGCAGG GTAATGCAAACTTGTAAGAAGATGGGAATATCAACCGTTGCAGTTTACAGCGAAGCAGACAAAAATTCTGTTCATGCTCACATGGCAGATGAAGCATATTGTGTTGGTCCACCACCTTCTAATTTAAGTTATTTggatatgaataaaatattagatGTCATTAATCAATCTGGTGCTCAAGCG gTTCATCCAGGTTATGGTTTTCTTTCAGAAAACAGAGTATTTGCTGAAAAATTG GCTGAAAAGAATGTTGCCTTCATAGGACCTGGAACTCATGCAATAAAAGTGATGGGAGATAAAATTGAGTCCAAATTAGTTGCAAAAAATGCTGGAGTGAACACAATACCAGGTTTTGATGGAGTTGTTGAAACACCTGAAGAAGCTGTCAAAATTGCAAATGAAATTG GTTATCCTGTAATGATCAAGGCATCAGCTGGAGGTGGAGGGAAAGGAATGAGGATTGCATGGAATGATCAAGAAACAATTGAAGGATTTCGATTCTCATCACAAGAAGCTGCATCTAGTTTTGGAGATGATAGattattgattgaaaaatatatcgACAATCCAAGACATATAGAAGTGCAG GTTCTAGCAGACGGCCATGGCAATACACTATGGTTAAATGAAAGAGAATGTTCAATACAACGTAGAAATCAAAAAGTTGTTGAAGAAGCTCCATCAACATTTCTCGATCAAGATACTCGAAAAAAAATGGGAGAACAAGCTGTCTCACTTGCCGCAGCAGTGAAATATCAAAGTGCCG GTACTGTGGAATTTTTAGTTGACTCTCagaaaaatttctattttcttGAAATGAATACAAGACTTCAGGTTGAACATCCAGTTACAGAATTGATAACAG GACTGGATCTTGTGCATGAAATGATCAGAGTTGCTGCTGGCCATCCACTCTCGATTCAACAAAAAGATGTCGGAATAAATGGATGGGCTATCGAATGCAGAGTATATGCAGAG GATCCTTACAAATCATTTGGTTTACCTTCAATTGGAAGATTGAGCAGATATCGCGAACCAACAGATATTCCTGGAGTAAGATGTGATAGCGGTATTAAAGAAGGAAGTGAAATCAGTATTTATTATGATCCGATGATTTCTAAG CTTATAAGCTATGGAAAAACAAGAGACGAAGCTTTATCAATTATGTGTAATGCGTTAGATAATTATGTCATCAGAGGTGTAACTCACAATGTTCCTTTATGTCATGAAGTTTTAAGGCATCCAAGATTTGTTTCAG GTGACATCAGCACTAATTTTCTTTCTGAAGTATACCCTGATGGTTTTAAGGGTAAAACTTTATCTACTAAAGAACAAAATGAACTAAAAGCAATTGCTTGTGCGTTCTATGCGTGGCAAGAAGATTATGCCAGACAATACCTCAATCAAAACAG ATTACCAGTTTTAGGAAAAGAAATATCTTGTTGGAATGTTGAAGTCGAATTAGAAAATGATTTTTCAGATGCTGTTGTAACAAGAAAGGATAACACATATGAA ATTTCAACGATTGATGGAGATATCACTCTTTCAGCAGATTGGTCATTAACTGATCCTGTTCAATCTGTATCAGTAAATGGAGGAAAACCTGTATCAGTACAATGCATTAAATCTGATGCCAATGGAGAATTTTCAATCCAATATCAGGGAACTCTA tTTACACTGAAAGTTTTATGTGAAACTGCTGCAAATTTACGTGAATTTATGCCTGAAAAAATACAAGAAGATGAAACATCTATGTTGAGATCTCCAATGCCAG GAACCGTCCTCTCAGTTAATTGCAAAGCAGGAGATGAAGTGGCAGCAGGTCAAGAAGTTTGTGTTGTTGAAGCGATGAAAATGCAAAATAGTTTAACATCAGCACGTGATGGACGAATTAGACGCGTTTGCTGTGAACCTGGCGATAGCATTGGCGAGGGAGATTTAATTATCGAATTAGAGTGA
- the LOC120338680 gene encoding uncharacterized protein LOC120338680: MKLIMPKKVFTCAGLIVFFITGTYLATRHTESDYLRIIKSTNNVQNETEPSSGKITKEGKAESTLDSKAKSESSLPGKSKISVTLNANNTKLSIDNTTHNVTQNTSSFTTVATKTSNISAINATTHTSVNMTHSTIVTITPNPTSNTTSAVVASHTTPSTSIAKNASINATTQPNAAAATESSVQSTTGSHQTQREVTSPQQLTSSTVNGTHNGTVNGTLTGSKPTSKGLSPVLATVVALGCGLVLIVVIAVAIKIFKNIKTFRFSRLHEMPMDDFDDYSGVYAEHTVPIRPL; the protein is encoded by the exons atgaaattgataaTGCCTAAAAAAGTTTTCACTTGTGCTGGACTGATAGTTTTCTTCATAACTG GTACATATTTGGCTACAAGACATACAGAGTCAGATTATCTAAG GATCATAAAATCTACAAATAACGTTCAAAATGAAACAGAGCCGAGCTCTGGGAAGATTACTAAGGAGGGGAAAGCTGAATCAACATTGGATTCAAAAGCTAAATCTGAATCATCTCTACCTGGcaaatcaaaaatttcagtGACTCTTAATGCAAACAACACAAAACTATCGATTGATAATACCACTCATAATGTTACACAGAATACAAGTTCTTTCACAACAGTGGcaacaaaaacatcaaatatttCAGCAATCAATGCAACTACACATACTTCTGTAAACATGACACATTCTACGATTGTTACCATCACCCCAAATCCAACTTCAAACACAACAAGTGCAGTCGTTGCTTCACATACTACACCATCAACTTCTATTGCTAAAAATGCTTCTATCAATGCTACAACACAGCCTAATGCTGCAGCCGCCACAGAAAGTTCAGTTCAATCAACGACAGGTTCTCATCAAACACAAAGGG AAGTGACTTCTCCACAACAACTCACAAGTAGTACGGTAAATGGAACACACAATGGCACGGTGAATGGAACGTTGACTGGATCTAAACCAA CTTCAAAAGGCTTATCACCTGTTCTTGCTACAGTCGTTGCTTTAGGTTGTGGTCTAGTTTTAATCGTTGTTATTGCTGTtgcaatcaaaatatttaagaatATCAAGACATTCCGTTTTAGTCGCCTGCATGAGATGCCAATG gatGACTTTGATGATTACTCAGGAGTCTATGCAGAGCATACTGTTCCAATTAGGCCACTGTAA